A single Hippocampus zosterae strain Florida chromosome 19, ASM2543408v3, whole genome shotgun sequence DNA region contains:
- the si:dkey-206f10.1 gene encoding adenylate cyclase type 8: protein MVTFSETRVFPMELREPSCLTATLSPGLRRKKMLWQNAVKHIIIQQELSAQVGVEPARKIFVTDAYMEEINRQIRSKASRGVKRRSSTFRVHPAHLRGSMSHSMGGSSGNEYASDADFFVHWGRIIHGIYIPTLRHTFKSKDLEKLYQQHSSHQRRNSLAITNVIDAVAKLQILVLYLALAPEEVKEPLRGCLTCAFMVFAIALCLVVLTFKDSMSPRWLHYTGLASWLSQTTQVLGGLVYGLEKDPSWYLLFTLFATYTLLPLPLMWAMCAGSLTSALHLIVEIICFRNDTVLLRKVFAKGLLYLGMNTAGFFIHYLTDHSQRQVFLETRRCIEGRLKLEQENQRQERLVLSILPRFVALEMIADMSLMDDELIPQEFHKIYIHQYKDVSILFADIKGFTLLSMNLSAQDLVRTLNELFGRFDHLAEEHQCLRIKILGDCYYCVSGVPEPQRAHARHCVEMGLAMINTIRSVRKQLNFNMDMRIGIHSGSVLCGVLGLQKWQFDVWSWDVGIANMLEAGGIPGRIHISKATLDCLEGIYKTEAGHGADRNDFLRRHNIDTFLICPQEDIQIVDHNEPRNVQKTSRAHEIPFGSAIDMNSILASFTNGSLPNIWPSTSKEINERIKHAIEVRSSERMHKEHITPFSLVFKDTHIEDKFSQMRDEMFNSNLLCSFIMLLFVMAAQALIPAPRLFPAILQFSLFLLTYTLLLLLVLAEEFKWSPATLQQFCCWIHENNKARNTLTLTAVVINFGLASTDILWCVLTDSEVAHEMEKTNAASRSLTVCSYPEVFVLSGVIAMVTCAVFLRLNSLLKLAVLLLAVAVYSYLIHLAFLSLARQDMPHRSHYVRRKGIAILLLVMFIVAVFYNGRQWEATARQDFLWRLQAQQEVEDMRELREHNECLLHNILPVHVARHFLDRSKNDEELYSQSYDEVGVMFASIAGFNEYFEQKEIRHEGVDCLRLLNEIIAGFDELLEESYFHYVEKIKTIGSCYMAASGLAPDKQTSMDEWNHLSELVLFALAMQETLKEINRHSAKDFQLRVGIAHGPVVAGVIGASKPQYDIWGSTVNLASRMDSTGVSGRIQVPEATRRILAEWGFVLELRGEIFVKGVSECRGKVRTYFISTMRSKRVNATTDGRPGGRMDGRMTLAGIVFSLVQARHKEKLRETNGGFTLSTCTLKC from the exons ATGGTGACTTTTTCAGAGACACGGGTCTTCCCAATGGAACTGCGTGAGCCTTCCTGCCTGACAGCCACTCTGTCGCCGGGGTTGAGGCGTAAAAAGATGCTGTGGCAGAATGCTGTAAAGCACATCATCATCCAGCAGGAGCTCAGCGCTCAG GTCGGCGTGGAGCCAGCTCGCAAAATCTTTGTCACAGATGCCTATATGGAAGAAATCAACCGCCAGATCCGCAGCAAGGCTTCACGTGGAGTCAAACGGCGCTCCTCCACATTTCGAGTACACCCTGCCCACCTCCGTGGCTCCATGAGCCACAGTATGGGAGGGTCAAGCGGGAACGAATACGCCAGTGATGCCGACTTTTTTGTACACTGGGGCCGCATTATTCACGGTATCTACATACCCACGTTGAGACACACCTTCAAATCCAAAGACCTGGAAAAACTCTATCAGCAACACTCCTCTCACCAAAGACGTAACTCCTTAGCCATCACCAATGTGATCGATGCCGTGGCCAAGCTGCAGATCCTGGTTTTGTACCTGGCTTTGGCACCTGAGGAGGTCAAGGAACCCCTCCGAGGCTGCTTGACATGCGCGTTCATGGTGTTTGCCATAGCGCTGTGCCTCGTTGTGCTAACCTTCAAGGACTCCATGTCACCGAGGTGGCTTCATTACACCGGCCTGGCCAGCTGGCTCTCGCAAACCACGCAGGTATTGGGAGGACTGGTATACGGGCTAGAAAAAGACCCGTCGTGGTACCTTTTGTTCACACTGTTTGCCACGTACACCCTGCTGCCATTACCGCTTATGTGGGCCATGTGCGCCGGTTCACTGACATCGGCGTTGCATCTAATAGTGGAGATCATATGCTTCCGGAATGATACAGTGCTTCTCAGAAAG GTTTTTGCCAAAGGCCTTCTGTACCTGGGTATGAACACAGCCGGATTCTTCATTCACTACCTGACCGATCATTCACAGCGACAGGTGTTCTTAGAAACACGTCGTTGCATCGAAGGTCGCCTCAAACTGGAGCAAGAGAACCAGAGACAG GAGCGTCTAGTGTTGTCCATCTTGCCCCGGTTTGTAGCCTTAGAAATGATTGCTGATATGAGCTTAATGGACGATGAGCTCATTCCTCAAGAGTTTCACAAGATTTATATTCACCAGTACAAAGATGTCAG CATCCTTTTTGCAGATATCAAGGGCTTTACTCTGCTTTCCATGAACTTGTCAGCTCAGGATTTGGTTCGAACCCTCAATGAGCTCTTTGGACGATTTGACCATTTGGCCGAG GAGCACCAGTGCCTACGAATAAAGATACTTGGAGACTGTTATTATTGTGTGTCCGGGGTGCCAGAACCTCAGCGTGCCCATGCCCGTCACTGTGTTGAAATGGGTCTGGCTATGATCAACACCATACG TTCTGTCCGCAAGCAACTTAACTTTAACATGGACATGAGGATTGGCATCCATTCAGGCTCCGTCCTGTGTGGGGTGCTCGGGCTACAGAAATGGCAGTTTGACGTTTGGTCTTGGGATGTGGGCATTGCCAACATGTTGGAGGCAGGTGGAATACCAGG GCGCATTCACATCTCCAAGGCTACTCTGGACTGCCTTGAAGGCATTTACAAGACAGAGGCTGGACATGGCGCTGACAGGAATGACTTCCTGCGGCGACACAACATCGACACGTTTCTCATTTGTCCTCAGGAGGATATACAAATAGTTGACCACAACGAGCCTCGCAACGTCCAGAAAACAAGTCGCGCCCATGAAATTCCATTTGGCAGTGCCATTGACATGAATAGT ATCTTGGCCTCATTCACGAATGGATCGCTGCCCAACATATGGCCATCCACTTCCAAGGAAATCAACGAGCGCATCAAACATGCCATCGAGGTTCGCAGCAGTGAGCGTATGCATAAGGAACACATCACTCCTTTCTCGCTGGTATTCAAGGACACACACATTGAGGACAAG TTTTCCCAGATGAGAGACGAAATGTTCAACTCCAACCTGCTCTGCTCCTTCATCATGCTCCTCTTTGTCATGGCCGCCCAGGCCCTCATCCCGGCACCCAG actGTTTCCAGCCATCCTACAGTTTTCCCTGTTTTTACTCACCTatacgctgctgctgctgttggtgcTTGCGGAGGAGTTCAAGTGGAGCCCCGCCACACTGCAGCAATTCTGCTGCTGGATCCACGAGAACAACAAGGCTCGCAACACGCTCACCCTCACAGCTGTGGTCATCAACTTTGGTTTAGCCTCCACGGACATT CTGTGGTGCGTTCTAACAGACTCAGAAGTGGCTCATGAGATGGAAAAGACAAACGCGGCTTCACGTTCACTCACCGTCTGTTCGTACCCTGAG GTGTTTGTGCTGAGCGGCGTGATCGCCATGGTGACGTGCGCCGTGTTTCTTCGTCTCAATTCCCTGCTGAAGCTGGCCGTGTTGCTGCTGGCTGTGGCCGTCTATTCCTACCTCATCCATCTGGCCTTCCTTTCTCTGGCACGCCAAGATATGCCGCACAG GTCTCACTATGTGAGGAGAAAAGGGATCGCCATCCTTCTCTTGGTCATGTTCATTGTGGCAGTCTTTTACAACGGACGCCAG TGGGAGGCCACCGCCAGGCAGGACTTTCTGTGGCGTCTGCAGGCTCAGCAGGAAGTGGAGGACATGAGGGAGCTGCGGGAGCACAATGAATGTCTCCTGCACAATATTCTACCGGTGCATGTGGCTCGGCACTTTTTGGATCGCAGCAAGAACGATGAg GAGCTTTACTCCCAATCCTATGATGAAGTGGGGGTAATGTTTGCATCCATTGCTGGATTTAATGAGTACTTTGAGCAAAAGGAGATCAGACACGAAGGTGTGGATTGCCTCCGACTCCTCAATGAGATCATAGCTGGCTTTGATGAG CTGCTGGAGGAATCATATTTCCATTATGTGGAGAAGATCAAGACCATAGGGAGCTGCTATATGGCCGCCTCCGGTTTAGCGCCAGACAAACAG ACGTCTATGGACGAATGGAATCACTTGAGCGAACTGGTTCTGTTTGCACTGGCAATGCAAGAGACTTTGAAGGAGATTAACAGACACTCTGCCAAAGACTTTCAACTGCGTGTCG GCATTGCCCACGGGCCGGTGGTGGCGGGTGTGATCGGCGCCAGCAAACCGCAATACGACATCTGGGGGTCCACGGTGAACTTGGCCAGCCGCATGGACAGCACGGGGGTGAGCGGACGCATCCAGGTGCCAGAGGCCACCCGGAGAATCCTGGCAGAGTGGGGTTTTGTCTTGGAGCTGCGTGGAGAAATCTTTGTCAAGGGG GTGAGCGAGTGCCGTGGCAAGGTCCGCACTTATTTCATCAGCACCATGCGCAGCAAGAGAGTCAACGCCACGACGGACGGACGCCCAGGGGGCAGAATGGATGGACGCATGACGCTGGCGGGCATCGTGTTCAGTCTGGTCCAGGCCAGACACAAGGAGAAGCTGAGGGAGACCAATGGCGGGTTCACTCTGTCAACCTGCACCCTTAAGTGCTGA